A stretch of Halomonas elongata DSM 2581 DNA encodes these proteins:
- a CDS encoding type I glyceraldehyde-3-phosphate dehydrogenase: MAHRIAINGYGRIGQCVLRALIERREPDLEVVAINELSGLDTIAYLTRYDTTHGRFPGHVEADGDHLVIDGRPIRVLSESEPSRLPWDELGIDLVLECSGSFKDRATAERHLSAGAGRLLFSQPAESDVDATIVTGINDADLTASCRIISAASCTTNCLVPVLTVLDEALGLEHGVTTTIHSAMNDQPVIDAYHQTDLRLTRSAMHSIVPVDTGLARGINRLMPHLAERFECLHVRVPTINVSAMDLALCVRTDTTAETVNDLLHEASHTRLSGLLGYTEEPMASIDFNHDPRSGIVDATQTRVAGGRLIKMLCWFDNEWGFANRMLDVAGRIARLGAAPPTDA, encoded by the coding sequence ATGGCTCATCGCATCGCCATCAACGGTTACGGCCGCATCGGCCAGTGCGTGCTTCGCGCGCTCATCGAGCGCCGCGAGCCCGATCTGGAAGTGGTGGCCATCAATGAGCTGTCGGGGCTCGACACCATCGCCTATCTGACGCGTTACGACACCACCCATGGCCGCTTTCCCGGCCACGTCGAGGCTGACGGCGACCATCTGGTGATCGACGGCCGACCGATCCGGGTGCTGTCCGAGTCCGAGCCGAGCCGGCTGCCCTGGGACGAGCTCGGCATCGACCTGGTGCTGGAATGCTCGGGCAGCTTCAAGGATCGTGCCACCGCCGAGCGCCACCTGAGCGCCGGCGCCGGCCGACTGCTGTTCTCCCAGCCTGCCGAGAGCGACGTCGACGCCACCATCGTCACCGGCATCAACGATGCCGACCTGACGGCGTCGTGCCGAATCATCTCTGCCGCCTCCTGCACCACCAACTGCCTGGTGCCGGTGCTGACCGTGCTCGACGAGGCGCTGGGCCTGGAGCACGGCGTGACCACCACCATACACTCGGCGATGAACGACCAGCCGGTGATCGACGCCTACCATCAGACCGATCTTCGCCTGACGCGTTCGGCCATGCATTCCATCGTGCCCGTCGACACCGGGCTGGCCCGGGGCATCAACCGCCTGATGCCGCACCTGGCCGAGCGCTTCGAGTGCCTGCACGTGCGCGTGCCGACCATCAACGTTTCGGCCATGGACCTGGCGCTGTGCGTGCGCACCGACACCACGGCCGAAACGGTCAACGACCTGCTGCACGAGGCAAGCCACACCCGGCTTTCCGGGCTGCTCGGCTACACCGAGGAGCCCATGGCCTCGATCGACTTCAACCACGATCCGCGCTCCGGTATCGTGGATGCCACCCAGACCCGGGTGGCCGGCGGCCGCCTGATCAAGATGCTGTGCTGGTTCGACAACGAGTGGGGGTTCGCCAACCGCATGCTCGATGTCGCCGGCCGGATCGCCAGGCTGGGCGCGGCGCCACCTACCGACGCCTGA
- a CDS encoding class I fructose-bisphosphate aldolase yields MTDIPQLLGDEADSLLNHECRGVPAESLYKPGPDFIDRVMADSDRSPQVLRNLQSIYNHGRLGGTGYVSILPVDQGIEHSAGASFAPNPLYFDPANIVELAIEGGCNCVASTLGGLASVARRYAHKIPMMVKLNHNETLTYPAVYDQTLFGQVEQAHAMGCAAVGATIYFGSPESRRQITEISEAFERAHQLGMVTVLWAYLRNPEFKKDGSDYHVASDLTGQAIHMAATIKADIVKQKLAENNGGYRAVGFGHTHDKVYDELTSDHPIDLARYQVANCYMGRIGLINSGGGSKGHSDLGEAVRTAVINKRAGGMGLISGRKAFQKPMAEGVELLNAIQDVYLDDRISIA; encoded by the coding sequence ATGACCGATATCCCACAGCTACTCGGCGATGAGGCGGACAGCCTGCTGAATCATGAGTGCCGGGGCGTGCCGGCCGAGTCGCTCTATAAGCCGGGTCCGGACTTCATCGACCGCGTGATGGCGGATAGTGATCGCAGTCCCCAGGTGCTGCGCAACCTGCAGTCCATCTATAACCACGGCCGCCTGGGCGGCACCGGCTATGTCAGCATCCTGCCGGTCGACCAGGGCATCGAGCACTCGGCCGGTGCCTCGTTCGCGCCCAATCCGCTCTATTTCGATCCCGCCAACATCGTCGAGCTGGCCATCGAAGGTGGCTGCAACTGCGTGGCTTCGACACTCGGTGGCCTGGCCTCGGTGGCGCGTCGCTACGCCCACAAGATTCCGATGATGGTGAAGCTCAACCACAACGAGACGCTGACCTATCCGGCGGTCTACGACCAGACGCTGTTCGGTCAGGTCGAGCAGGCGCATGCCATGGGCTGCGCGGCGGTGGGCGCGACCATCTACTTCGGCTCGCCCGAGAGCCGTCGCCAGATCACCGAGATCAGCGAGGCCTTCGAACGGGCCCACCAACTGGGCATGGTCACGGTGTTGTGGGCCTACCTGCGCAATCCCGAGTTCAAGAAGGATGGCAGCGACTATCATGTCGCCTCCGACCTCACCGGTCAGGCCATCCATATGGCGGCGACCATCAAGGCCGACATCGTCAAGCAGAAGCTGGCGGAGAACAACGGCGGCTATCGGGCCGTCGGCTTCGGCCACACCCACGACAAGGTCTATGACGAACTGACCTCGGACCATCCCATCGACCTGGCGCGCTATCAGGTGGCCAACTGCTACATGGGGCGCATCGGCCTGATCAACTCGGGGGGCGGTTCCAAGGGCCACTCCGACCTCGGCGAGGCGGTGCGCACCGCGGTGATCAACAAGCGTGCCGGCGGCATGGGGCTGATCTCCGGTCGCAAGGCCTTCCAGAAGCCCATGGCCGAAGGCGTCGAACTGCTCAACGCCATCCAGGATGTGTATCTGGACGACAGGATCAGCATCGCCTGA
- the tkt gene encoding transketolase: MPSRFELANAIRALSMDAVQKANSGHPGAPMGMADIAEVLWNDFLVHNPADPHWPDRDRFVLSNGHGSMLLYSLLHLSGYELGLEQLQNFRQLHAKTAGHPEYGYAPGIETTTGPLGQGLANAVGMAIAERTLAAQFNRPGHTIVDHHTYCFVGDGCLMEGISHEVASLAGTQQLGKLIAFYDDNGISIDGEVEGWFTDDTAKRFEAYGWHVVPNVDGHQPDEVKAAIELARQHSDKPSLIICKTVIGFGAPNKQGKESCHGAALGEDEVAAAREQLDWPHAPFHVPEDIYQGWDASEAGRTRQADWQARFERYAEAHPELAREFLRRQKGELPAELTSEALIEQAQDKAETTASRKASLACLNELGPQLPELLGGSADLAPSNLTVWNGAKVIGPEGSREGAPDGNYLHYGVREFGMAAIANGIALHGGFVPYTATFLIFMEYMRNAVRMAALMGVRSIYVFTHDSIGLGEDGPTHQPVEQLTTLRSTPNMSTWRPCDAVETAAAWNAALKRQSGPTALVLSRQNLPHQARDKQQLADIQRGGYILKDSDGTPELILIATGSEVGLAMDAATALADKGRRVRVVSMPATDVFDAQDAEYRQRVLPAEIGNRLVIEAGHPDLWYKYVGLEGRVIGMTTFGESAPAGDLFKHFGFTVDNVVDEAEQMLDDAED, translated from the coding sequence ATGCCATCCCGTTTCGAACTGGCCAATGCCATTCGCGCCCTTTCCATGGATGCCGTCCAGAAGGCCAACTCCGGTCACCCCGGCGCCCCCATGGGCATGGCCGATATCGCCGAGGTCCTGTGGAACGATTTCCTCGTCCACAACCCCGCCGATCCCCACTGGCCCGACCGTGACCGCTTCGTGCTCTCCAACGGCCACGGCTCCATGCTCCTCTATTCCCTGCTGCATCTCTCCGGCTACGAGCTCGGCCTCGAGCAGTTGCAGAACTTCCGCCAGCTGCACGCCAAGACCGCCGGCCATCCCGAGTACGGCTATGCGCCGGGTATCGAGACCACCACCGGCCCGCTGGGCCAGGGCCTGGCCAACGCCGTCGGCATGGCCATCGCCGAGCGCACCCTGGCCGCCCAGTTCAACCGCCCCGGCCACACCATCGTCGACCATCACACCTACTGCTTCGTCGGCGACGGCTGCCTGATGGAAGGCATCTCCCATGAGGTCGCCTCCCTGGCCGGCACCCAGCAGCTCGGCAAGCTGATCGCCTTCTACGACGACAACGGCATCTCCATCGACGGCGAGGTCGAAGGCTGGTTCACCGACGACACCGCCAAGCGCTTCGAGGCCTACGGCTGGCACGTGGTGCCCAATGTCGACGGCCACCAGCCCGACGAGGTCAAGGCGGCCATCGAGCTGGCCCGCCAGCACAGCGACAAGCCCAGCCTGATCATCTGCAAGACGGTGATCGGCTTCGGCGCACCCAACAAGCAGGGCAAGGAGTCCTGCCACGGCGCGGCGCTGGGCGAGGACGAGGTCGCCGCCGCCCGCGAGCAGCTCGACTGGCCGCATGCGCCCTTCCATGTGCCGGAGGACATCTACCAGGGCTGGGACGCCAGCGAGGCCGGCCGCACCCGCCAGGCCGACTGGCAGGCACGGTTCGAGCGCTACGCCGAGGCCCATCCCGAGTTGGCCCGCGAGTTCCTGCGCCGCCAGAAGGGCGAGCTGCCCGCCGAGTTGACCAGCGAAGCGCTGATCGAACAGGCCCAGGACAAGGCCGAGACCACCGCCTCGCGCAAGGCCTCGCTGGCCTGCCTCAACGAGCTCGGCCCGCAGCTGCCCGAGCTGCTCGGCGGCAGCGCCGACCTGGCGCCCTCCAACCTGACGGTCTGGAACGGTGCCAAGGTGATCGGCCCCGAGGGCTCGCGTGAGGGCGCGCCCGACGGCAACTACCTGCACTATGGCGTGCGCGAGTTCGGCATGGCCGCCATCGCCAACGGCATCGCCCTGCACGGCGGCTTCGTGCCCTACACCGCGACCTTCCTGATCTTCATGGAGTACATGCGCAACGCCGTGCGCATGGCCGCGCTGATGGGCGTGCGCAGTATCTACGTGTTCACCCACGACTCCATCGGCCTCGGCGAGGACGGCCCCACCCACCAGCCGGTGGAGCAGCTGACCACTCTGCGCTCGACGCCCAACATGTCGACCTGGCGCCCCTGCGATGCCGTGGAGACCGCCGCGGCCTGGAACGCCGCCCTCAAGCGCCAGTCCGGCCCCACCGCCCTGGTGCTGTCGCGCCAGAACCTGCCGCATCAGGCCCGCGACAAGCAGCAACTCGCCGACATCCAGCGCGGCGGCTACATCCTCAAGGACAGCGACGGCACGCCGGAGCTGATCCTGATCGCCACCGGTTCCGAGGTCGGCCTGGCCATGGACGCCGCCACGGCCCTCGCCGACAAGGGCCGCCGGGTGCGCGTGGTCTCCATGCCCGCCACCGACGTCTTCGACGCCCAGGACGCCGAGTACCGCCAGCGGGTGCTGCCCGCCGAAATCGGCAACCGCCTCGTCATCGAGGCCGGCCACCCGGATCTCTGGTACAAGTACGTCGGCCTCGAGGGGCGGGTCATCGGCATGACCACCTTCGGCGAATCCGCCCCGGCCGGCGACCTGTTCAAGCACTTCGGCTTCACCGTCGACAACGTCGTCGACGAGGCCGAGCAAATGCTCGACGACGCCGAGGACTGA
- the tal gene encoding transaldolase translates to MASRLDALKQHSLVVADTGDLDAIRRYQPQDATTNPSLILKAFDMPGYQPLIERELAALPAQGDKQERAARAVDHLAVAMGSEIAGVVPGRVSTEVAARLSFDTQASIRKAHELIELYAQRGIGRDRVLIKLASTWEGIRAAEVLEKEGINCNLTLLFSDAQAQACFDAGVFLVSPFVGRVTDWYKKESGRDFTPENDPGVQFVRGVCERVSQGGYDTVVMGASFRTADQVLALAGCPRLTISPALLEELATTPGTVKAKVLMTRNGGPRPTSLSESGFRWEHNQDAMANDKLAEGIRRFDEDQSRLEQRIADRL, encoded by the coding sequence ATGGCTTCACGACTCGATGCTCTCAAGCAGCACTCCCTGGTGGTCGCCGACACCGGCGACCTGGACGCCATACGGCGCTACCAGCCCCAGGACGCCACCACCAACCCGTCCTTGATCCTCAAGGCCTTCGACATGCCCGGCTATCAGCCGCTGATCGAACGGGAACTGGCCGCACTCCCCGCCCAGGGTGACAAACAGGAGCGCGCCGCCCGGGCCGTCGATCACCTGGCCGTGGCCATGGGCAGCGAGATCGCCGGCGTGGTCCCCGGGCGCGTCTCCACCGAAGTGGCCGCCCGACTGTCCTTCGATACCCAGGCCAGCATCCGCAAGGCCCATGAGCTGATCGAGCTCTACGCACAGCGCGGCATCGGTCGCGACCGGGTATTGATCAAGCTGGCCTCGACCTGGGAGGGCATCCGTGCCGCCGAGGTACTGGAGAAGGAAGGCATCAACTGCAACCTGACGCTGCTGTTCAGCGATGCCCAGGCCCAGGCCTGCTTCGATGCCGGCGTCTTTCTGGTCTCGCCCTTCGTCGGTCGGGTCACCGACTGGTACAAGAAAGAAAGCGGCCGGGATTTCACCCCCGAAAACGACCCCGGCGTACAGTTCGTGCGCGGTGTCTGCGAACGCGTCAGCCAGGGCGGCTATGACACCGTGGTCATGGGGGCCAGTTTCCGCACCGCCGACCAGGTCCTGGCACTCGCTGGCTGCCCGCGGCTGACCATCTCGCCGGCGTTGCTCGAAGAGCTGGCCACCACACCGGGAACCGTCAAAGCCAAGGTGCTCATGACACGTAACGGCGGTCCGCGTCCGACATCGCTCAGCGAGTCCGGCTTCCGCTGGGAGCACAATCAGGATGCCATGGCCAACGACAAGCTGGCCGAAGGCATTCGTCGTTTCGACGAAGACCAGTCACGCCTCGAGCAACGCATCGCCGACCGCCTCTGA
- the dhaL gene encoding dihydroxyacetone kinase subunit DhaL, translating into MQYLNTTHGTDILEALVDVIVENRNYLSEVDGAIGDGDHGINMAKGFRLCGESIQGQSLGLSKALGTLATTLMGSIGGSMGPLYGSLFLGMSNAIKECEALDARAFGDMLTGGLNALQGISDAQVGDKCLLDTLVPAVDDYRRAADNGEDFPAALDALRQGAERGCESTRELEARIGRAARLGERSRGHLDAGAVSCRLLLVTLADSTERHLEKAAA; encoded by the coding sequence ATGCAATATCTGAACACCACTCACGGTACCGACATTCTCGAGGCGCTGGTCGATGTCATCGTCGAGAACCGCAACTACCTGAGCGAAGTCGACGGCGCCATCGGCGACGGCGACCACGGCATCAACATGGCCAAGGGGTTTCGCTTGTGCGGCGAGTCGATCCAGGGCCAGTCACTGGGCCTCTCCAAGGCGCTGGGCACTCTCGCCACGACCTTGATGGGCTCCATCGGCGGCTCCATGGGCCCGCTCTACGGCAGTCTTTTTCTCGGCATGAGCAACGCCATCAAGGAATGCGAGGCCCTCGATGCCAGGGCCTTCGGCGACATGCTGACCGGCGGCCTGAATGCCCTTCAAGGCATCAGCGACGCGCAGGTCGGCGACAAGTGCCTGCTCGATACCCTGGTGCCGGCCGTCGACGACTATCGTCGCGCGGCGGATAACGGAGAGGATTTCCCCGCCGCTCTGGACGCCCTTCGCCAGGGTGCTGAACGCGGCTGCGAGTCCACCCGGGAGCTGGAAGCCCGTATCGGTCGCGCCGCCAGGCTGGGCGAACGCTCCAGAGGCCACCTCGACGCCGGTGCCGTCTCCTGCCGGCTGCTGCTGGTGACGCTCGCCGACAGCACCGAGCGTCACCTGGAGAAAGCCGCCGCCTGA
- a CDS encoding dihydroxyacetone kinase subunit DhaK: MQRIINDPDNVVDDAVRGYLRASPSLYAATDHPRVLKYAGETPDKVGVVTGGGSGHEPAFLGYVGEGLCDAVAIGEIFSSPTADAFLDAFRAADRGRGVACLYGNYAGDNMNVKMARQMAEMEGIDVKTVIARDDVASAPADQRDQRRGVAGEIMMWKVGGAAAARGDDLSEVIRLAQKAVDACSSIGIGLSSCTIPANGKPNFSIEPGHMELGIGHHGEPGIEVAPLTDAASIARSMCDPVLADQDFTGGEVAVLVSGLGATPNMELNLLYAHIADRLEAENVTVHRADIGNYFTSLEMMGATLTVMKLDDELKPLIDAPARSLAITR, encoded by the coding sequence ATGCAGCGCATCATCAACGACCCCGATAACGTGGTGGATGACGCGGTCCGCGGCTATCTGCGAGCGTCCCCCTCGCTCTACGCCGCCACCGACCACCCCCGGGTGCTCAAGTACGCCGGCGAGACACCCGACAAGGTCGGTGTGGTCACCGGCGGTGGTTCCGGGCACGAGCCCGCCTTCTTGGGCTATGTCGGCGAAGGGCTGTGCGATGCCGTGGCGATCGGCGAGATCTTCTCGTCGCCCACCGCGGATGCCTTCCTCGATGCCTTCCGGGCCGCCGACCGGGGGCGTGGCGTGGCCTGCCTGTACGGCAACTACGCCGGTGACAACATGAATGTGAAAATGGCGCGCCAGATGGCGGAGATGGAAGGCATCGACGTCAAGACCGTGATCGCCCGGGACGATGTCGCCTCCGCCCCGGCCGACCAGCGTGACCAGAGACGAGGCGTCGCCGGCGAGATCATGATGTGGAAGGTGGGCGGTGCCGCCGCCGCACGCGGCGACGACCTGTCCGAGGTGATTCGCCTGGCCCAGAAGGCCGTCGACGCCTGCTCGAGCATCGGCATCGGCTTGAGCAGTTGCACCATCCCCGCCAATGGCAAGCCCAACTTCTCGATCGAGCCCGGCCATATGGAGCTAGGCATCGGCCACCATGGCGAACCGGGGATCGAGGTGGCTCCCCTGACCGATGCCGCTTCGATAGCCAGATCGATGTGCGATCCGGTTCTCGCCGACCAGGATTTCACCGGCGGCGAGGTGGCGGTACTGGTCTCGGGGCTCGGCGCCACGCCGAACATGGAACTCAACCTGCTGTACGCCCATATCGCCGACCGCCTCGAGGCCGAGAACGTCACCGTGCACCGCGCCGATATCGGCAACTACTTCACGTCACTGGAGATGATGGGGGCGACCCTGACGGTGATGAAGCTCGACGATGAGCTCAAGCCCCTCATCGACGCGCCGGCCCGCTCGCTGGCCATCACCCGCTGA
- the rpiB gene encoding ribose 5-phosphate isomerase B, translated as MSDSTMAARAAVRIALGGDEAAFELKEALIEHVRSLGFEAVDFGTYNAEPVLYPDIAVRVARAVAAGEVERGVLVCGTGIGVAISANKVPGIRAAQAHDTYSAIKARSSNDAQIVALGARVVGVELAKSIVTAFLGADFGGGASSEKVARIADYEREFSRGSPSA; from the coding sequence ATGTCTGATTCAACCATGGCCGCGCGAGCGGCAGTTCGCATCGCCCTGGGAGGAGATGAGGCGGCCTTCGAGCTCAAGGAAGCATTGATCGAGCATGTGCGGTCCCTGGGCTTCGAGGCGGTGGATTTCGGTACCTACAATGCCGAGCCGGTGCTCTATCCCGATATCGCGGTGCGCGTGGCGCGGGCCGTTGCGGCGGGGGAGGTCGAGCGCGGGGTGCTGGTGTGCGGTACCGGCATCGGGGTCGCGATCTCGGCCAACAAGGTGCCGGGCATTCGTGCGGCCCAGGCGCATGACACCTACTCGGCGATCAAGGCGCGCTCGAGCAATGATGCCCAGATAGTGGCCCTGGGGGCTCGGGTCGTTGGAGTGGAGTTGGCCAAGAGCATCGTTACCGCCTTTCTCGGCGCCGATTTCGGTGGCGGGGCCTCCAGCGAGAAGGTGGCGCGCATTGCCGATTACGAGCGGGAGTTTTCGCGTGGCTCGCCGAGCGCTTGA